In a single window of the Gossypium hirsutum isolate 1008001.06 chromosome A13, Gossypium_hirsutum_v2.1, whole genome shotgun sequence genome:
- the LOC107960650 gene encoding vimentin-like — translation MVTPEYNECWSRRVNDNIPKPNLEEARPIEEYLRVVPSELEIIKQDFEKKTSELERKIEQLEEEKVYLKLDVDVQKSEAENLRKRKREVEEDLDSLKTDYKQLQKSMRNAGLGKTSEQWRQEIQEEKARADWWERKFHDAQAREVTCKKSLDDSQNEKQMLRAQVEELEMALQQHRCRNSVIELRASLSKIENLKGKVEELEATLQNCENQIELLETNNEQLGEQLHRSQDQVRDRDYLMGEAIAQIREVVDHLQTLAVQADVLGVKYELESVRGRELACLLRKVKALGVRARPYM, via the coding sequence ATGGTAACTCCTGAATATAACGAATGTTGGAGTAGAAGGGTTAACGATAATATCCCGAAGCCAAATTTAGAAGAAGCTCGACCGATAGAGGAATATCTGCGAGTGGTCCCCTCCGAATTGGAAATCATAAAGCAAGACTTCGAAAAGAAAACCTCGGAGTTAGAAAGGAAAATAGAGCAGTTGGAAGAGGAAAAAGTGTACTTAAAGCTGGATGTTGATGTTCAAAAATCCGAGGCTGagaatttgagaaaaagaaagagagaagttGAGGAGGACCTAGACAGTCTAAAGACTGATTACAAGCAGCTGCAAAAGTCAATGAGAAATGCTGGTTTGGGTAAAACGTCTGAACAGTGGAGGCAAGAAATCCAAGAGGAAAAGGCTAGGGCCGATTGGTGGGAAAGAAAGTTCCACGATGCTCAGGCTCGAGAAGTCACTTGTAAAAAGAGTTTGGACGATAGCCAGAATGAAAAACAGATGTTAAGAGCTCAGGTGGAGGAGTTAGAAATGGCACTACAGCAACATCGGTGTCGTAACTCAGTAATTGAATTAAGAGCTAGTCTAAGTAAGATCGAGAATTTGAAGGGGAAAGTAGAAGAACTTGAAGCTACACTTCAGAACTGTGagaatcaaattgaattattgGAAACAAATAATGAGCAACTAGGGGAGCAACTTCACCGATCTCAGGATCAGGTCCGAGATAGGGATTACTTAATGGGTGAAGCTATAGCTCAGATACGAGAGGTGGTTGATCATTTACAGACTTTGGCGGTCCAAGCAGATGTGCTAGGAGTTAAATATGAGTTAGAATCAGTTCGGGGGCGAGAGTTAGCCTGCCTTCTTAGGAAAGTAAAAGCTTTGGGTGTTAGGGCAAGACCGTATAtgtaa
- the LOC107960649 gene encoding uncharacterized protein, which translates to MQKEMQEQLQAQMQEQLAKVQQEMRDQMLESQRNMLESQNSMISKLTQLFKEGSDKGKYPMVDTRNDNEDSACPTSFAPTNMQTQPPRVSVNVQPLYQTGTSAPVNFPAGSSTNPKDNLANPQVPDFDDAAELEKEKIELPKQMEDQYKWLVEKFKALGSVDDYCGMDARELSLVLDLLLPPKFKMPEFERYNGTSCPEAHITMFCRRMTGHVNNDQLLIHYFQDSLAGAAAKWYNQLSRTQVKSWKDLAQAFMKQYGHITDIAPDRITLQNMEKKPSESFRQYAQRWREVATQVQPPLLEKETTMLFINTLKAPFITHMLGNATKSFANIVMSGEMIENAIRSGKIEVGENTRRSAPKKRENEVGNVSSGYAKLATVSQSKAIVIGQQASLRREPNMRQNTEKFQFTPIPVTYRELYKNLFDAHVVAPFHLEPLQPPYPKWYDANAQYEYHAGITWHSIENCTSFKRCVERLIKAGVLKFDDTPGTGNPLPSHTDKGVNAIIENVGRKVKLNIAEVRTPLKLVWNEMQKRGLVPQGLGDKIQDTRNYCEFHHEKDHEIQNCIEFRALVQGLMDNKELKFFESVEEEDVCSLIGESSEEGGRASRLVIIISKPRVSEVEARVTPRVIIQKPTASPYKDSHRVPWNYNCSITVSDKEGSINTSNIEVEPTKGKLVMFKKEAEGSESQVNEPVMETEAKEFSKFLRHSEYSVVEQLHQRPDRISVLALLLNLEVHRKALMKVLNETYVADDILVNKLDRLVGNISAGNFISFSDDEIPPWVGGLLRLYMSLHVARGIRYPEY; encoded by the coding sequence atgcaaaaggaaaTGCAAGAGCAACTGCAGGCTCAGATGCAAGAGCAGCTGGCTAAGGTCCAGCAGGAAATGAGAGACCAAATGCTGGAGTCCCAGAGAAACATGCTAGAATCACAAAATAGCATGATAAGCAAGCTGACACAGTTGTTTAAAGAAGGGTCTGACAAAGGAAAATACCCTATGGTTGACACGAGAAATGACAATGAGGATTCCGCTTGTCCTACAAGTTTTGCGCCAACAAACATGCAAACACAACCACCAAGGGTGTCTGTTAATGTCCAACCTCTTTATCAAACTGGTACCTCGGCACCAGTAAACTTCCCAGCGGGATCGAGCACCAACCCTAAGGATAATCTAGCAAACCCCCAGGTCCCTGACTTCGACGACGCAGCAgagttggaaaaagaaaaaatagaactgCCCAAACAAATGGAGGACCAATATAAATGGTTGGTGGAGAAGTTCAAGGCGTTGGGAAGTGTTGATGATTACTGCGGAATGGATGCCAGAGAGTTGAGTCTAGTCCTAGATTTGTTATTACCTcccaagttcaaaatgccagaatttgaaaGATACAACGGAACTAGTTGCCCTGAGGCTCACATCACGATGTTTTGTCGGAGAATGACGGGTCATGTCAATAATGATCAGTTGTTGATTCACTATTTTCAGGACAGTTTGGCTGGGGCTGcggccaaatggtacaatcagttgagtcgtACCCAAGTTAAGTCATGGAAGGACCTAGCTCAGGCCTTCATGAAGCAGTACGGCCATATAACAGATATAGCACCGGACCGGATCACACTccagaatatggagaagaagccAAGCGAAAGCTTCCGGCAGTATGCTCAGAGATGGAGAGAGGTCGCTACACAGGTCCAACCACCGTTACTAGAAAAAGAAACAACcatgctcttcatcaatacatTGAAGGCGCCTTTCATTACTCATATGTTAGGTAACGCAACCAAGAGCTTTGCGAACATAGTAATGTCTggcgaaatgatagaaaatgccataagatCAGGTAAGATAGAAGTCGGGGAAAACACGAGAAGGTCAGCCCcgaagaaaagagagaatgaagTAGGTAATGTGAGCTCAGGCTACGCAAAATTGGCCACTGTTAGTCAGTCAAAGGCGATAGTCATAGGCCAACAGGCCTCACTAAGGCGGGAGCCTAACATGAGACAGAATACAGAGAAGTTTCAATTTACTCCCATACCAGTGACATATAGGGAGTTGTACAAAAATCTGTTTGATGCACATGTAGTGGCTCCTTTCCACTTAGAGCCGTTGCAGCCCCCATACCCTAAGTGGTACGATGCGAATGCTCAGTacgaataccatgcagggattacgtggcactcgatagaaaactgtACCTCATTCAAAAGGTGCGTGGAAAGGCTTATCAAAGCAGGTGTTCTAAAATTTGATGATACACCTGGTACAGGAAATCCGTTACCCAGTCATACTGATAAAGGGGTAAATGCGATAATTGAGAATGTGGGGAGGAAAGTCAAGCTGAATATCGCGGAGGTGAGAACCCCATTGAAGCTAGTTTGGAATGAGATGCAGAAGAGAGGTTTAGTCCCGCAAGGGTTGGGAGATAAAATCCAAGATACacggaactactgtgagttccatcatgagAAAGATCACGAGATCCAGAATTGTATTGAGTTCAGAGCCCTAGTACAGGGTCTAATGGATAATAAGGAATTGAAGTTCTTTGAGTCTGTCGAAGAGGAAGATGTATGCTCTCTAATAGGAGAGTCGAGTGAAGAAGGTGGCAGAGCCAGTCGTCTAGTGATAATTATTTCGAAGCCTAGAGTTAGTGAAGTAGAAGCAAGAGTTACACCAAGAGTTATAATTCAGAAGCCAACAGCTTCCCCTTATAAAGATAGCCATAGGGTGCCTTGGAATTATAACTGTAGTATAACAGTTTCAGATAAGGAGGGTTCGATTAACACGTCAAACATAGAAGTCGAACCAACAAAAGGGAAACTCGTCATGTTTAAGAAAGAAGCAGAGGGATCAGAATCACAGGTTAATGAGCCAGTAATGGAAACTGAAGCTAAGGAATTTTCGAAGTTCCTAAGACACAGCGAGTATAGTGTCGTAGAACAACTACACCAACGACCGGATCGTATATCGGTATTAGCTCTGCTGTTAAATTTGGAGGTCCACCGTAAAGcattgatgaaagtgttgaacGAGACCTATGTTGCGGATGACATTTTGGTTAACAAATTAGACCGTCTCGTCGGCAACATAAGCGCTGGCAATTTCATCTCCTTCAGCGATGATGAGATACCACCATGGGTTGGGGGTCTACTAAGGCTCTACATGTCACTACACGTTGCAAGGGGTATACGCTACCCGGAGTATTAG